In a single window of the Terrirubrum flagellatum genome:
- a CDS encoding NAD(P)/FAD-dependent oxidoreductase, with protein MSRIVIVGAGIVGLSVARAALKAGHTVHILEQGPAPNPQSASYDLHRMIRYPYGAAAGYTRMVTDAFGAWDRVWNDLGATHFENTGSIAVSLEPGDYAEKTKRVFEEIRLPHEILDRNAVERLCPHLTLPEQAWGVVAFPGGPLFASRIVSELTAWVKANGATIEDHCEVASVDMEAGVATRADGTTISGDLLLIAAGAWLPRLIPGRYSDSSVYRQGLCYVTPPAAYEKSWREAPAIAVLGDHTGYTLPDLRGAGLKIGYSNHRRLAKPYEYGFGSDLESEGAAILGPFKPYFRDFEQYRPTRIQVGFYILDASRRFKMDRVGKSLVVTNCDGQMFKFGPLIGERIISMFEGKQSAAELAHWAAGY; from the coding sequence ATGAGCCGTATCGTCATCGTCGGCGCAGGCATTGTCGGACTTTCGGTGGCGCGCGCGGCGCTCAAGGCTGGCCACACGGTTCATATTCTCGAGCAGGGGCCGGCGCCGAACCCGCAATCGGCGTCCTACGATCTGCACCGGATGATCCGCTATCCCTATGGCGCAGCCGCCGGCTATACGCGGATGGTGACCGACGCCTTCGGCGCGTGGGATCGCGTCTGGAACGACCTTGGCGCGACGCATTTCGAGAACACCGGATCGATCGCGGTCTCGCTCGAACCCGGCGATTATGCGGAAAAGACGAAACGCGTCTTCGAGGAGATCAGGCTTCCACACGAAATCCTTGATCGAAACGCTGTCGAAAGGCTGTGTCCGCATCTCACGCTGCCTGAACAGGCCTGGGGCGTGGTCGCCTTTCCCGGCGGTCCCCTGTTCGCGAGCCGCATCGTCAGCGAACTGACCGCCTGGGTGAAAGCGAACGGCGCAACGATCGAGGATCATTGCGAGGTCGCAAGCGTCGACATGGAAGCAGGCGTCGCGACGCGGGCCGATGGGACCACAATTTCAGGCGATCTGCTGCTGATCGCCGCCGGCGCCTGGTTGCCGCGCCTCATTCCCGGCCGCTATTCCGACAGTTCGGTCTATCGTCAGGGGCTCTGCTACGTCACGCCGCCCGCGGCCTATGAGAAGAGCTGGCGCGAAGCGCCCGCCATCGCGGTGCTTGGCGACCACACAGGCTACACGCTGCCTGACCTGCGCGGCGCGGGACTGAAGATCGGCTACAGCAATCACCGCCGCCTTGCGAAGCCCTACGAATATGGCTTCGGCTCCGATCTCGAAAGCGAGGGCGCTGCGATCCTCGGTCCATTCAAGCCGTATTTCCGCGACTTCGAGCAATATCGGCCGACGCGCATCCAAGTCGGGTTCTACATCCTCGACGCATCGCGGCGCTTCAAGATGGATCGCGTGGGCAAGAGCCTGGTCGTGACCAATTGCGACGGCCAGATGTTCAAATTCGGACCGCTGA
- a CDS encoding FAD/NAD(P)-binding oxidoreductase produces MATPRIVIVGAGPAGVRAAETFARAGLRPIVIDEGVASGGQIYRRQPAGFTRAYRALYGFEARRARALHDVFDALADKIDYRPQTLVWNIYDGAVHAARDGVTSEIAFDILILATGATDRLIPVRGWTKPGCYSLGAAQIALKAQACAIGRRVAFVGTGPLLTLVAYQYAKAGVDVAAVLDTSPFAAQIRALPDLASRPDVLAKGLYYRAALLARGVRMRYSVTPIAIEGKAQVERLRYRVGDSEETLDCDAVGLGFHLRSETQLADLARCRFGFDSALGQWAPETDEDGRSSVTGVYLAGDGARVLGADGAEIAGRLAALAALRDCGLSIDDMELAKLRRGRARMERFRRGLATAFPWPAHLARDVADDVVVCRCEVLTAGQIREVATAKDAPEMNRAKALSRIGMGRCQGRFCGHAAAEILSAARNAPLESVGRLRGQAPVKPLTISLVKEAAAEPVP; encoded by the coding sequence ATGGCCACGCCCCGCATAGTTATCGTCGGCGCCGGCCCCGCCGGCGTTCGCGCGGCGGAGACATTCGCGCGCGCGGGCCTGCGCCCCATCGTGATCGATGAAGGTGTCGCGAGCGGCGGTCAGATCTATCGCCGTCAGCCCGCAGGCTTCACGCGGGCCTATAGAGCTCTCTATGGCTTCGAGGCGCGCCGCGCGCGGGCGCTGCATGACGTTTTCGACGCGCTCGCGGACAAGATCGACTATCGCCCGCAGACTCTCGTCTGGAACATCTATGACGGCGCCGTCCACGCGGCGCGCGATGGCGTCACGTCTGAAATAGCATTCGACATTCTCATCCTTGCGACCGGAGCGACGGACAGGCTCATCCCTGTGCGGGGCTGGACCAAGCCCGGCTGCTACAGCTTGGGCGCGGCGCAGATCGCGCTGAAGGCGCAGGCCTGCGCCATCGGCCGGCGCGTGGCTTTCGTCGGAACCGGGCCGCTGCTCACGCTCGTCGCCTATCAATACGCGAAAGCTGGAGTTGACGTCGCGGCGGTGCTCGACACATCGCCTTTCGCGGCGCAGATCAGAGCTCTCCCTGATCTCGCATCGCGGCCTGATGTTCTCGCGAAGGGTCTTTACTATCGCGCCGCGCTTCTCGCCCGCGGCGTTCGCATGCGCTATAGCGTGACGCCGATCGCGATCGAAGGCAAGGCGCAGGTGGAGCGTCTTCGCTATCGCGTCGGCGACAGCGAAGAGACGCTTGATTGCGATGCTGTCGGCCTTGGATTCCATCTGCGATCGGAGACGCAGCTCGCCGATCTCGCGCGCTGTCGCTTCGGATTCGATTCCGCGCTGGGGCAATGGGCGCCGGAGACCGATGAAGATGGACGAAGCTCAGTCACGGGCGTTTATCTCGCCGGCGATGGCGCGCGCGTGCTGGGCGCGGACGGCGCCGAGATCGCCGGGCGTCTCGCAGCACTTGCGGCGTTGAGGGATTGTGGCCTTTCCATCGATGACATGGAACTGGCGAAATTGCGCCGTGGTCGCGCGCGCATGGAGCGCTTCCGTCGCGGGTTGGCGACGGCGTTTCCATGGCCTGCGCATCTCGCGCGCGACGTGGCTGACGACGTTGTCGTGTGCCGCTGTGAAGTTCTGACGGCGGGCCAGATTCGCGAAGTCGCGACGGCGAAGGATGCGCCCGAGATGAATCGCGCCAAGGCCTTGAGCCGCATCGGCATGGGCCGATGTCAGGGCCGCTTCTGCGGCCATGCCGCGGCGGAGATTCTGAGCGCCGCGCGCAACGCGCCGCTTGAGAGCGTCGGCCGCCTCCGCGGCCAGGCGCCGGTCAAGCCGCTGACGATTTCGCTCGTGAAGGAAGCCGCTGCGGAGCCCGTGCCGTGA
- a CDS encoding FAD-dependent oxidoreductase yields the protein MKTDVIIVGGGIMGASAAFFLRQRGQRVTLLERGLVGQQASGTNFGNVRRQGRYIHQLPLANRAREIWGRLPELIGEDCEFIATGHLRVCWTREQADKLESYAKDANRYGLDLEMISANALRDRFPYIGREAIAGSYAPHDGHANPRLAAPAFGRAAKRAGAEVIEEAEVLEIERIGAEFEVVTRDKGVHRAPVVLITAGAWAGAMAKRFDEPVPLAVHGPQMAVTEPAPYRLGPTFGVSSPHVEETVYFRQVTRGNIVYGGGTRGPALVDEKRAYVDPRNSISQVVQMRRVMPALAQLNIIRTWSGIESYLPDDLPIMGPSAKVPGLFYAFGFCGAGFQIGPGVGDVMAELIATGASSTPIEPYHISRFAAAPALA from the coding sequence GTGAAGACCGACGTCATCATCGTCGGCGGCGGCATCATGGGCGCGTCCGCGGCTTTTTTCCTTCGCCAGCGCGGCCAGCGCGTCACGCTGCTGGAGCGCGGACTTGTCGGCCAGCAGGCGAGCGGAACCAATTTCGGCAATGTGCGGCGGCAAGGGCGATATATCCATCAATTGCCGCTCGCCAATCGCGCGCGCGAGATCTGGGGCCGTCTGCCTGAATTGATCGGCGAGGATTGCGAATTCATCGCCACTGGGCATTTGCGCGTCTGCTGGACGCGCGAGCAGGCGGACAAGCTTGAGTCCTATGCGAAGGACGCCAATCGCTACGGGCTTGATCTTGAGATGATCAGCGCGAATGCGTTGCGCGATCGTTTCCCCTATATCGGCCGCGAGGCGATCGCGGGCTCCTACGCGCCGCATGACGGCCACGCCAATCCGCGTCTCGCCGCTCCCGCGTTCGGCCGCGCCGCGAAGCGCGCCGGCGCAGAGGTGATCGAAGAGGCGGAAGTTCTCGAAATCGAGCGCATCGGCGCCGAGTTCGAGGTTGTCACGCGCGACAAGGGCGTTCATCGCGCGCCAGTCGTGCTGATCACCGCCGGCGCCTGGGCGGGCGCGATGGCGAAACGCTTCGACGAGCCGGTTCCGCTCGCCGTGCATGGACCGCAAATGGCGGTGACCGAACCCGCGCCCTATCGGTTGGGGCCGACATTCGGCGTTTCATCGCCGCATGTGGAGGAGACGGTCTATTTCCGTCAGGTGACGCGCGGAAACATCGTCTATGGCGGGGGAACGCGCGGCCCGGCGCTCGTTGATGAGAAGCGCGCCTATGTCGATCCGCGCAACAGCATCAGCCAGGTGGTTCAGATGCGCCGCGTCATGCCGGCGCTGGCGCAGCTCAACATCATTCGCACCTGGAGCGGCATTGAAAGCTATTTGCCGGATGATCTCCCGATCATGGGGCCAAGCGCGAAAGTCCCCGGACTATTCTATGCGTTCGGCTTCTGTGGCGCCGGATTTCAGATCGGTCCCGGCGTTGGCGACGTCATGGCCGAACTCATCGCGACGGGCGCCTCTTCGACGCCGATCGAACCCTATCACATCTCGCGCTTTGCCGCTGCGCCGGCATTGGCGTGA
- a CDS encoding (2Fe-2S)-binding protein translates to MPHARFARLAEIGRPVVAIEIDGAPVEALAGDTVLVAALTHGGVLRQSEFGDGARAGFCLMGACQDCWMWTAEGERLRACTTPVATGMRLITQPPSEASWPRPA, encoded by the coding sequence GTGCCTCACGCCCGCTTCGCGCGCCTTGCGGAAATCGGTCGCCCGGTCGTCGCGATCGAGATCGACGGCGCGCCCGTCGAGGCGCTGGCTGGCGACACGGTGCTGGTCGCCGCGCTGACGCATGGAGGCGTCCTGCGCCAGTCCGAATTCGGCGATGGCGCGCGCGCCGGCTTCTGCCTCATGGGCGCGTGCCAGGATTGCTGGATGTGGACGGCGGAGGGCGAAAGGCTGCGCGCCTGCACGACGCCTGTCGCGACTGGCATGAGATTGATCACGCAACCGCCATCGGAGGCGTCATGGCCACGCCCCGCATAG